From Brassica napus cultivar Da-Ae unplaced genomic scaffold, Da-Ae ScsIHWf_814;HRSCAF=1164, whole genome shotgun sequence, one genomic window encodes:
- the LOC106366248 gene encoding NAC domain-containing protein 104 — MNLPPGFRFFPTDEELVVHFLHRRASLLPCHPDVIPDLDLYPYDPWDLPGKALGEGRQWYFYSRKTQERVTSNGYWESMGIDEPVFTSSTHKRVGIKKYLTFYLGDSQTNWVMQEYSLPDSSSSSGRSSKRSSRGSTSSSHKPDYSKWVICRVYEQNSSEEEDDDGAELSCLDEVFLSLDDLDEVSLP; from the exons ATGAATTTACCACCGGGATTCAGATTCTTTCCCACGGACGAAGAGCTCGTCGTCCACTTCCTCCACCGTAGAGCTTCACTCTTGCCTTGTCATCCTGACGTCATCCCTGACCTCGATCTTTACCCTTACGATCCTTGGGACCTTCCCG GGAAAGCTTTGGGGGAAGGGAGGCAATGGTACTTCTACAGTAGAAAGACGCAAGAAAGAGTGACAAGCAATGGGTATTGGGAATCAATGGGAATAGACGAGCCAGTTTTCACAAGCTCCACACACAAGAGAGTGGGTATAAAAAAGTATCTGACTTTCTATCTCGGGGATTCTCAGACTAACTGGGTCATGCAAGAATATTCTCTCCCAgattcctcttcttcatctggTCGATCTTCTAAGAGATCAAGCCGTGGTTCTACTAGTTCTAGTCATAAACCA GATTATAGCAAGTGGGTAATATGCAGAGTGTATGAACAAAATTCCAGtgaagaagaggatgatgatggGGCAGAACTCTCATGTCTGGATGAAGTGTTTTTGTCTTTAGATGATCTTGACGAAGTAAGCTTACCGTAA